The genomic interval TGGGCGACCGGCTCGACCCGGGCTCTGGTCAGGTTCCGCGGCGGTTCCCGAAGAGCTCGATGTGGAGCCGTTGACAATAGCGCCAGCCCCTGTCGACGCACGCCTTCGCCACCCAGCCCTGCCTGGCCGCGATCTCCTCCCGGGTCCGACCCTCGGGCATCAGCAGGACATCGGTCGCGTCCCAGCCCTCCAGCCGGTCGAGCAGGGCCTGGATCTCGACGAGGTCGCCCGGGTCGGTCACGACGAACTTGAGCTGCAGGTCGCGCCCGGACGCGCGCTGGCGCCCCAGCAGCGAGCGCAGCGCCGGCAGGTTCACGCGCCGCGACTCGTGCATCGCGTGCTCGCGGGGGAAGGCGACCGGGTCGGGGGCCGAGGTCGACAGTTTGGGGCTGACGCTGAGCAGGTCGCAGGGCGCGCCGGGGGCCGGGTCAAGGGTCCCAGCGGTCTCGACGGTCACATGCATCCCGGCCTCGCGCCCGAGGCGCTCGCACAGATCGACGGCGTGTGGGAAGAGCAGGGGCTCTCCCCCGGTGACGACGGCGTGGCGCACGCCGCCCGACGCGATGCGCGCCGCTTCGCCGATCAGGTCATCGAGCGCGCGAACGGTCTTCTCGGGCGACCAGCTCGCGTAGGGCGTGTCGCACCACGCGCAGCGCAGGTTGCACCCGGAGAGGCGCACGAACCACGAGGGCACGCCCGTCAGTTTCCCCTCGCCCTGCACGCTGACGAAGGTCTCGGCGATGGGGAGCGTGTTCGCGTCGTTGTCGTCGCGCACGCGCAGTGGAACGCTCACGCGTCGGCCCCGTCCCACACGCGC from Phycisphaeraceae bacterium carries:
- a CDS encoding 7-carboxy-7-deazaguanine synthase QueE translates to MSVPLRVRDDNDANTLPIAETFVSVQGEGKLTGVPSWFVRLSGCNLRCAWCDTPYASWSPEKTVRALDDLIGEAARIASGGVRHAVVTGGEPLLFPHAVDLCERLGREAGMHVTVETAGTLDPAPGAPCDLLSVSPKLSTSAPDPVAFPREHAMHESRRVNLPALRSLLGRQRASGRDLQLKFVVTDPGDLVEIQALLDRLEGWDATDVLLMPEGRTREEIAARQGWVAKACVDRGWRYCQRLHIELFGNRRGT